A single region of the Chitinophaga niabensis genome encodes:
- a CDS encoding OmpA family protein, translating to MFLRCSIIIVFIVWAASAYAQEQRSLQQRADAHFQRAEYAPAAALYEVIVRKKPSAEIMEKLATSYRAVNKYEAAAGWYEKLLQQPGAAAINKRYYGDMLKSMGQYEAAKVQYSSWSSEGNAQQLIAGCDSAMAWLKNPVSLQWQDLTALNTPNSDWGTVKYGDKIVFVSDRGNDKRRYKRNKHPFLKLYTAQPNGAYVSSFHNAMDHFPYHSGPVCFSRNEDTAWLTVTYPRKVNFEKAERPAVYGNRRLELLTYVKKGATWALLAPFPHNNTAAFSLGHAAISNDGNILYYTSDQPGGVGQTDIWYSTRLSDSSWSAPVNCGPQINTTEAEEFPVIAPDGTLYFSSKGHAGMGGFDVFAAKGEGKQWSTPLNMRVPVNSSADDFSFMIDGQSRGYLSSNRKGGIGDDDIYAFIMEMSKTPFVEPDRKVLILAATVLDKLNNNPVPEAFTLISQPPKDRQWTQITPADGTNYLVLNNDSKYTAAAYKGGRKALPVEVSTAGRTGNDTIRVTLYLDAQTVKESLAIENIYYDFNKSSIRADAAAILDKLVTLLQEHPSATVLLTAHTDVRGSDAYNITLSSHRAAKAKEYLLQKGIPAARIATGFQGKRAPADDCDPCNEARHQSNRRTNIQILKN from the coding sequence ATGTTCTTAAGATGCAGTATTATCATTGTGTTTATTGTATGGGCCGCATCTGCTTATGCGCAGGAGCAACGTTCCCTGCAACAGCGTGCAGATGCTCATTTTCAACGTGCGGAATATGCACCCGCAGCTGCATTATATGAAGTGATCGTTCGGAAGAAGCCATCTGCAGAGATCATGGAGAAGCTGGCTACCTCTTACAGGGCTGTGAATAAATACGAAGCAGCTGCCGGATGGTATGAAAAACTATTACAGCAACCTGGCGCTGCAGCTATCAATAAAAGATATTATGGAGATATGCTAAAGAGCATGGGGCAATATGAAGCCGCTAAAGTGCAATATAGCAGCTGGTCTTCAGAAGGTAATGCACAACAACTTATAGCAGGTTGCGATTCTGCCATGGCCTGGTTAAAGAACCCGGTATCGCTGCAATGGCAGGACCTTACTGCTCTCAATACACCCAATAGTGATTGGGGTACAGTGAAGTATGGAGATAAGATCGTTTTTGTATCTGACCGGGGAAATGATAAACGCAGGTATAAACGTAATAAACATCCCTTCCTGAAACTCTATACGGCCCAGCCCAATGGTGCATATGTAAGCTCCTTCCATAATGCTATGGATCATTTCCCTTATCACTCAGGTCCCGTATGCTTTTCCCGGAACGAGGACACAGCATGGCTAACTGTTACCTACCCCCGGAAAGTGAATTTTGAAAAAGCAGAACGGCCTGCTGTATATGGTAACCGAAGGCTTGAACTGCTCACCTATGTAAAAAAAGGGGCCACCTGGGCTTTACTGGCGCCCTTCCCGCATAATAATACAGCAGCTTTTTCATTAGGCCATGCTGCTATCAGTAATGATGGAAATATACTGTACTATACATCAGACCAGCCAGGTGGTGTTGGGCAAACAGATATCTGGTACAGTACACGCTTAAGCGATAGCAGCTGGAGTGCCCCCGTGAACTGCGGCCCGCAGATCAATACAACAGAGGCAGAAGAATTTCCTGTGATAGCGCCGGATGGTACATTGTATTTTTCCAGCAAAGGGCATGCAGGCATGGGAGGCTTTGATGTATTTGCTGCAAAAGGAGAAGGCAAACAATGGAGTACGCCCCTGAATATGCGTGTACCTGTTAACTCTTCTGCAGATGATTTTTCCTTCATGATAGACGGGCAATCCCGCGGGTATTTATCTTCTAACCGCAAAGGGGGAATAGGAGATGATGATATCTATGCCTTTATCATGGAAATGAGTAAAACACCATTTGTTGAACCGGACAGAAAAGTGCTGATCCTTGCAGCCACGGTGTTGGATAAGTTAAATAATAACCCGGTGCCGGAGGCTTTTACACTGATCAGCCAGCCGCCAAAAGACAGGCAATGGACACAAATTACGCCTGCAGATGGGACCAACTATTTAGTGCTGAACAATGATAGTAAGTATACAGCAGCAGCTTATAAAGGCGGCCGGAAAGCATTACCGGTTGAAGTATCTACTGCTGGCCGTACCGGCAACGATACGATACGTGTAACGCTTTACCTGGATGCGCAAACTGTTAAAGAAAGCCTGGCCATAGAAAACATTTATTACGACTTCAACAAGAGCTCCATCCGGGCAGATGCTGCAGCGATCCTGGATAAATTGGTGACGTTATTGCAGGAACACCCTTCAGCTACTGTATTACTCACTGCTCATACGGATGTAAGAGGCAGCGATGCTTATAATATTACTTTATCCAGCCATCGTGCTGCGAAGGCAAAAGAATACCTGTTGCAAAAAGGTATTCCTGCAGCGAGGATCGCTACAGGCTTCCAGGGAAAAAGAGCACCAGCTGACGATTGTGACCCTTGCAATGAAGCCCGGCATCAAAGCAATAGGAGAACAAATATTCAAATTCTTAAAAATTAA
- a CDS encoding PorP/SprF family type IX secretion system membrane protein, whose protein sequence is MTRLKYRIYIGLLSCFLIAGNLQAQQNVQFSQYVFNGLSVNPAYAGYKGDWYLNTIYRHQWVGIPGAPRTGAISVDGLTNARDEKVGVGLQVMFDKLGPQEALSAYASYSYRIPLDDADTKRLCIGLGGGITQYSIDGKALTYVDDLDEAIPTGKTSIRIPDARFGVYYYTSSFYAGVSVMDLFSLYTDNSKYYWNGYSYKVIKKTQHMYLTTGFMWKLSEHLQLKPSLLVKEDFKGPTNVDLNAFLLIEEKLWLGASYRTGVRLWNKPQLEKGLDPIDAASFMVEYYAGERFRFGYAYDLTINKMASQQQGSHEISIGVFFANRQNRLRVSSPRYF, encoded by the coding sequence ATGACGCGCTTGAAATACAGGATATACATAGGGCTGCTCAGCTGCTTTTTAATAGCAGGTAACCTGCAGGCACAGCAGAATGTACAGTTCAGCCAGTATGTGTTCAACGGACTCAGTGTAAACCCTGCGTATGCAGGATATAAGGGAGACTGGTACCTCAATACCATTTACAGGCATCAATGGGTAGGCATCCCTGGCGCGCCCCGCACAGGCGCTATATCTGTAGACGGGCTCACCAATGCCCGGGACGAAAAGGTGGGTGTGGGTTTACAGGTGATGTTCGATAAACTTGGACCGCAGGAAGCATTGTCTGCCTACGCCTCCTACTCCTACCGCATTCCGTTGGATGATGCAGATACAAAACGCTTATGCATTGGCCTGGGCGGAGGCATCACACAGTATTCGATAGATGGGAAGGCATTAACTTATGTGGATGATCTGGATGAGGCCATCCCTACCGGCAAAACATCTATTCGTATCCCGGATGCACGTTTTGGCGTCTATTATTACACATCTTCTTTTTATGCCGGAGTTTCTGTGATGGACCTTTTCTCTTTGTATACAGACAACAGTAAGTATTACTGGAATGGCTACAGTTATAAGGTGATTAAAAAAACACAACACATGTACCTCACTACAGGTTTCATGTGGAAGTTATCCGAACACCTGCAGCTGAAACCCTCCCTGTTGGTGAAAGAAGATTTCAAAGGCCCTACCAATGTAGACCTGAATGCTTTTCTGCTGATAGAAGAGAAGTTATGGCTGGGAGCTTCTTACCGTACAGGCGTGCGTTTATGGAATAAACCACAACTGGAAAAAGGGCTTGATCCTATAGATGCCGCCAGTTTTATGGTGGAATATTATGCAGGGGAACGTTTCCGTTTTGGTTACGCTTATGATCTTACGATCAATAAGATGGCCAGCCAGCAGCAAGGATCACATGAGATCTCCATCGGCGTATTTTTCGCGAATCGTCAAAACCGTTTGCGGGTGAGCAGTCCGCGTTATTTCTAA